One Leptospira bouyouniensis DNA window includes the following coding sequences:
- the rsmI gene encoding 16S rRNA (cytidine(1402)-2'-O)-methyltransferase — MAHKRETGTLYVVATPIGNMGDITLRAIEILKEVDLVLCESTKETKSLFHKLGIVTQVLALYRDHSETPFANVLEQLKQGKSMALVSDAGTPGVSDPGSQMVRTARENGISIIPVPGASALTALLSVSGFQVNPTYFLGFLSEKPSKKRRELERAKEIDGLIVFYESVHKLPRLYPMLEELYPETEVLVGRELTKAFEEVLYYANPRELAENPPNAKGEFVFLLNHRKKSLKGNSESTDM; from the coding sequence TTGGCCCATAAACGAGAAACAGGGACTCTCTATGTTGTGGCGACTCCCATCGGCAATATGGGTGACATCACTCTCCGCGCCATTGAGATCTTAAAAGAAGTCGACCTTGTCTTATGTGAATCAACAAAAGAAACCAAATCTCTTTTCCACAAATTAGGGATCGTCACCCAGGTTCTAGCTCTCTACAGAGACCATTCCGAAACCCCTTTTGCAAATGTATTAGAACAATTAAAACAAGGAAAGTCAATGGCTCTTGTTTCCGATGCCGGGACACCGGGTGTTTCAGACCCGGGAAGCCAAATGGTTCGGACAGCAAGGGAAAACGGGATCTCCATTATCCCAGTCCCTGGTGCATCGGCACTGACAGCACTTCTATCAGTGTCAGGATTCCAAGTGAATCCTACGTATTTTTTAGGATTTCTCTCTGAAAAACCGAGTAAAAAACGCCGAGAATTAGAAAGAGCAAAGGAAATCGATGGACTCATTGTTTTTTATGAATCCGTCCACAAACTCCCTAGATTGTATCCGATGCTTGAGGAATTGTACCCCGAAACAGAAGTTCTTGTGGGAAGGGAGTTGACAAAGGCCTTCGAAGAGGTACTTTACTATGCAAATCCTAGGGAATTGGCTGAAAACCCTCCCAATGCCAAGGGTGAATTTGTATTTCTCTTGAATCATCGAAAAAAATCACTTAAGGGAAATTCAGAATCCACCGATATGTGA
- a CDS encoding MBL fold metallo-hydrolase — MKIKFWGVRGSIGSPIRPENVKHKIEKILSLASPTDIQNEQSIHSFLNSLSFSSSSTYGGNTTCVEIRDKEGNLVIIDGGTGLRELGNQMMSSDFGKGVGHAYWVLTHTHWDHIQGIPFFIPLFLPGNHFEFISSMSDTEKRLEHQFVFTHFPVSFDHYAANKTFRFIEEGEVISLGPNIQAFSKAVRHPGGSFSYRFTEDGKSIIFASDAEFNLEEMENIDTYIDYFRDADVLVFDTQYTFEESLQKIDWGHSSASIATDIALRAKVKKLVMFHHDPSYDDEKLDLVYLRALKYKEMFDPHGKLEIIMAYEGLEIEV, encoded by the coding sequence ATGAAAATTAAGTTTTGGGGTGTTCGAGGATCCATAGGTTCACCCATTCGGCCTGAAAACGTAAAACATAAAATTGAAAAGATTCTTTCTTTGGCAAGTCCTACCGACATCCAAAACGAACAAAGTATTCATAGTTTTTTAAATTCCCTTAGTTTTTCATCTTCATCAACTTACGGTGGTAATACGACGTGTGTTGAAATTCGTGACAAAGAAGGGAATTTGGTTATTATTGATGGAGGGACTGGACTTCGGGAACTTGGAAACCAGATGATGTCTTCCGATTTCGGAAAGGGAGTTGGACACGCATATTGGGTACTCACACATACACATTGGGACCACATCCAGGGGATTCCTTTTTTCATTCCATTGTTTTTGCCTGGTAATCATTTTGAGTTCATTTCGTCGATGAGTGATACTGAAAAAAGGTTAGAACACCAATTTGTGTTCACCCATTTCCCCGTTTCTTTTGATCATTATGCTGCCAACAAAACATTCCGATTCATTGAAGAAGGGGAAGTCATTTCTCTTGGGCCCAATATCCAAGCATTTAGCAAAGCGGTCCGCCATCCTGGTGGAAGTTTTTCCTATCGATTTACGGAAGATGGTAAATCGATTATATTTGCCTCTGATGCAGAATTCAATTTAGAAGAAATGGAAAATATCGATACATACATAGATTATTTTCGAGATGCTGATGTTCTCGTTTTTGATACACAATATACATTCGAAGAATCTTTACAAAAAATAGATTGGGGTCATAGTTCCGCATCTATTGCCACTGACATTGCCCTTAGGGCAAAAGTAAAAAAACTTGTCATGTTTCACCATGACCCATCATATGATGATGAAAAATTAGATCTCGTTTACTTACGAGCGTTAAAGTATAAAGAGATGTTTGATCCACATGGTAAATTAGAAATTATTATGGCTTATGAAGGTTTGGAAATAGAGGTATAA
- a CDS encoding LIC_20245 family lipoprotein, whose amino-acid sequence MGIQKKLLFVSISLIGLFFLILLMLGGEDEDEIRRKKEKSSQALALFGGGTGNPKGTNRLGVRGEDSGSIFDSDYYNAGGMRYEDDPNIASGESGEIPINPQTGKPYPPEAMQAFEELREQFPDNDLIPKRMTAEDKKKQSEFNQKLTRATNSVFGGNPNATDLTTYYGHVRKQGKDRLEIINYLIESQGGDDPEMDKKFQEILKNIQFQNEQIEKEAANAFTKAGLQPPP is encoded by the coding sequence ATGGGAATCCAAAAAAAATTACTATTTGTATCCATTTCACTCATCGGACTATTTTTTCTCATCCTGCTCATGCTCGGAGGAGAGGATGAAGATGAAATTCGTCGTAAAAAAGAAAAAAGTTCACAGGCGCTCGCTCTATTTGGTGGTGGGACAGGGAACCCAAAAGGAACCAATCGTTTGGGTGTCCGAGGTGAAGATTCTGGTTCAATCTTTGATTCAGATTATTACAATGCGGGTGGGATGCGTTATGAAGACGACCCAAATATCGCTTCTGGTGAATCAGGCGAAATTCCGATCAACCCTCAGACTGGAAAACCATATCCTCCGGAAGCAATGCAAGCCTTTGAGGAACTTAGGGAACAGTTCCCTGACAATGATTTGATCCCAAAACGGATGACAGCTGAAGACAAAAAGAAACAATCCGAGTTCAATCAAAAACTCACAAGGGCCACAAACTCTGTGTTTGGTGGAAATCCAAATGCAACCGATTTAACGACATACTATGGCCACGTTCGAAAACAAGGAAAGGACCGACTTGAAATCATAAACTATCTGATTGAATCCCAAGGTGGAGACGATCCTGAGATGGATAAAAAATTCCAAGAGATTTTAAAGAACATCCAATTCCAAAACGAACAAATTGAAAAAGAAGCAGCAAACGCTTTTACAAAAGCGGGACTACAACCCCCTCCTTAA
- the glpK gene encoding glycerol kinase GlpK, which translates to MAKKNYIIGIDAGTTGIRTFCFNDKGKVISSAYQEFKQYYPKPGWVEHDPEEIWQKTQKLISAAIKNGNLNPKDAVAIGITNQRETSVVWDKKTGKPVYNAIVWQCRRTSDICKDLKKQSLDSNFRNKTGLVLDAYFSGTKIQWILDNVKGARERAEKGDLLFGTIDTWLLYKLTGHKEHKTDHTNASRTLLFNIQTKEWDEELCKILKVPMSMLPKAYNSKNLFGFTSNVKSIPDGIPISSLVGDQQGALFGQLCTEPGEAKNTYGTGCFLLFNVGDEFRISNQGLITTLALGPEGKTVYCLEGSVFIGGAVVQFLRDNLEFFKYSKDSEKLVKSIKTKDDVVFVPAFAGLGAPHWDQEARGAIFGLSRDTTPAQITRAALKAIALQSYELANAMEKETGKPLKFLRVDGGATSNAWLMQFQADILGTKVIRPQNVDTTVLGAAYLAGLERGFFKSVAHLRKEETKTTQFTPKMKEAERKEEIDKWNLAIARVKTEN; encoded by the coding sequence ATGGCAAAAAAAAATTACATCATTGGGATTGATGCAGGTACTACTGGAATTCGAACATTTTGTTTTAACGACAAAGGGAAAGTGATTTCGTCAGCTTACCAAGAGTTCAAACAATACTATCCCAAACCAGGTTGGGTGGAACATGACCCAGAAGAAATCTGGCAAAAAACACAAAAACTCATTTCAGCTGCCATTAAAAATGGAAATCTCAATCCAAAAGATGCCGTTGCCATAGGGATTACAAACCAAAGAGAAACATCTGTTGTATGGGATAAAAAAACTGGAAAACCAGTGTATAATGCGATTGTTTGGCAGTGCCGACGAACATCGGATATTTGTAAGGATCTAAAAAAACAGAGTTTAGATTCTAACTTTCGAAACAAAACAGGACTTGTGTTAGATGCTTATTTCTCTGGAACCAAAATCCAATGGATTTTAGACAATGTGAAAGGTGCAAGGGAACGTGCTGAAAAAGGCGATTTGTTATTTGGAACTATCGATACTTGGTTATTATACAAACTAACAGGACATAAAGAACATAAAACAGACCATACCAACGCATCTCGTACATTACTCTTCAACATCCAAACAAAAGAATGGGATGAAGAACTTTGTAAAATTTTAAAAGTGCCAATGTCAATGTTGCCTAAGGCATATAATTCCAAAAATCTATTTGGATTTACTTCGAATGTAAAGTCCATCCCTGATGGGATTCCAATCTCTTCGCTTGTGGGTGACCAACAGGGTGCTCTTTTTGGTCAGTTATGTACTGAACCTGGCGAAGCAAAGAACACGTATGGAACAGGTTGTTTTTTACTCTTTAATGTGGGAGATGAATTTAGAATCTCAAACCAAGGGCTCATCACCACACTTGCTTTGGGTCCAGAGGGTAAAACAGTATATTGTTTAGAAGGATCCGTATTCATTGGAGGAGCTGTTGTCCAATTTTTAAGGGACAATTTAGAATTTTTTAAATACTCCAAAGACTCGGAAAAATTAGTGAAGTCGATCAAAACAAAAGATGATGTGGTGTTTGTCCCAGCCTTCGCTGGCCTAGGTGCTCCGCATTGGGACCAAGAAGCGCGTGGTGCAATCTTTGGACTTTCACGTGATACAACACCTGCGCAGATTACAAGAGCCGCCCTAAAAGCCATTGCCTTGCAGTCCTATGAACTGGCCAATGCCATGGAAAAAGAAACGGGAAAACCACTTAAATTTTTAAGAGTGGATGGTGGTGCCACTTCTAACGCATGGCTTATGCAATTCCAAGCTGATATTTTGGGTACCAAAGTGATCCGACCACAAAACGTTGATACTACGGTGCTTGGGGCCGCGTATCTCGCAGGGCTTGAAAGAGGATTTTTTAAATCAGTAGCACACTTGCGAAAAGAGGAAACAAAAACCACACAATTCACTCCTAAAATGAAAGAAGCAGAGCGAAAGGAAGAAATTGATAAGTGGAATCTGGCAATTGCAAGGGTGAAAACGGAAAACTAA
- a CDS encoding iron-containing alcohol dehydrogenase: MPVLPEWINFQFPPKIHFEIDCGYKLGSFVKNIGSRVVLITTQKELENSEELSIIKTSLEKHAEGVIIYDDIVDRVHFKDLDTCAHFLRISNADCVVAYGSFESMNAGKAASLLATNDMFAEELLIGRKQPKKKGLPLVVVPTKPLLGNECSPFFSIVDDKDKNRKYFAHEWAFPELVVSDPKIGAGMSSSETAKTGISILSAAVDSILSKYANEITSSTALRSIELISKNIVPAIREPRNLGPKNSIYAASLLAGIAQSTSSLGLCYALSLAVTTVTNLDIFQSMSILLPHVMEYNLTSSAGKYVMIARALDEDVTNISVIEAAIKAVEGIRKIYLELRIPQRLSEYEVKKIDLPGIATLAATYSFLDCLPRELPKNEIETILVAAF; this comes from the coding sequence ATGCCAGTTCTCCCCGAATGGATCAATTTTCAATTTCCTCCCAAAATACATTTCGAAATCGATTGTGGATATAAACTCGGGTCTTTTGTTAAAAACATTGGATCGAGAGTTGTACTCATCACGACTCAAAAAGAGTTAGAGAATTCAGAAGAACTCTCCATCATAAAAACAAGTTTAGAAAAACATGCCGAAGGTGTGATCATTTATGATGACATTGTCGACCGTGTGCATTTTAAAGACTTAGATACATGTGCTCATTTTTTAAGAATTTCCAATGCTGATTGTGTTGTGGCATACGGCTCATTTGAGTCGATGAATGCTGGTAAGGCGGCATCTCTTCTGGCTACCAATGATATGTTTGCTGAAGAACTTTTGATTGGCAGAAAACAACCGAAAAAAAAAGGACTACCGCTTGTTGTGGTTCCAACAAAACCCCTACTCGGCAATGAATGTTCTCCCTTCTTTTCGATTGTAGACGACAAAGACAAAAACAGAAAGTATTTTGCACATGAATGGGCATTCCCAGAACTGGTTGTATCTGATCCCAAAATAGGGGCTGGTATGTCGAGTTCTGAAACAGCCAAAACAGGTATTTCGATTTTATCAGCGGCAGTAGATAGCATACTCTCGAAATATGCAAACGAAATCACTTCTTCAACAGCATTACGTTCCATTGAACTTATCTCCAAAAACATAGTACCTGCCATTCGGGAACCAAGAAATTTAGGACCCAAAAACTCTATTTATGCCGCCAGTTTACTAGCAGGAATTGCACAATCCACAAGTAGCCTTGGATTATGTTATGCATTGTCACTTGCAGTCACAACTGTCACCAACTTAGATATTTTCCAAAGTATGTCGATTCTACTCCCACATGTTATGGAATACAACCTAACTTCATCTGCTGGTAAATATGTAATGATCGCAAGGGCCCTTGACGAAGACGTAACAAACATCTCAGTCATTGAAGCTGCAATCAAAGCAGTGGAAGGGATTCGTAAAATTTATTTAGAACTTCGGATTCCTCAAAGGCTCTCCGAATATGAAGTGAAAAAAATCGATCTTCCTGGAATCGCGACACTGGCGGCAACGTATTCTTTTCTTGATTGTCTTCCAAGAGAACTTCCAAAAAATGAAATCGAAACCATTCTAGTGGCTGCGTTTTAG
- a CDS encoding flagellar biosynthesis anti-sigma factor FlgM, with translation MNIDKVGRVGGYGYEPKKPQGPKETESQAPVDTISISDAAKKIASEARLQAEVKQIAKQIVQAPPEEDRTEKIKAIKERLKNGDYDTLSPEMLDKISDQIATSFLGQQ, from the coding sequence ATGAATATCGATAAAGTAGGTCGTGTTGGTGGTTATGGTTATGAACCAAAAAAACCACAAGGACCAAAAGAAACAGAATCACAAGCTCCAGTGGACACAATCTCCATCTCTGATGCTGCTAAAAAAATTGCATCGGAAGCGAGATTACAAGCAGAAGTAAAACAAATTGCGAAACAAATCGTCCAAGCTCCTCCAGAAGAGGATCGCACTGAAAAAATCAAAGCGATTAAGGAACGATTGAAAAACGGAGACTATGACACTCTTTCACCAGAGATGTTAGATAAAATTTCCGATCAAATTGCAACGTCTTTCCTCGGACAACAGTAA
- a CDS encoding STAS domain-containing protein gives MIVFPHSDVVLTKVMFQYEVKRENEKAIIYLNGSMSLRDTPKLKNEIKELIDSESVMELVLDLKHLSYLDSSGIGILLHTYSWTKEKNKKVKMVHLSNEIKTIFSVANLLEIFEIE, from the coding sequence TTGATTGTATTTCCTCATTCAGATGTTGTCTTAACTAAAGTTATGTTTCAGTATGAAGTCAAACGTGAGAATGAGAAAGCCATTATATATTTGAATGGTTCCATGTCACTTCGGGACACTCCCAAATTAAAAAACGAAATCAAAGAACTCATTGATTCCGAATCTGTAATGGAATTGGTTTTAGACCTTAAACACCTTTCGTATTTGGATTCGTCCGGGATTGGAATCCTCCTTCATACTTATAGCTGGACAAAGGAAAAAAACAAAAAGGTAAAAATGGTCCATCTTTCAAATGAAATCAAAACCATTTTTAGCGTAGCAAATTTATTAGAAATTTTCGAAATAGAATGA
- the nadE gene encoding NAD(+) synthase has product MIKYKIAAVSLNTTPLDFQGNFENIRSAIQSPDSRDANIILFPELCISGYGCEDAFYRPSLWEKAAENLDKIKIISPNQVVVVGLPVFVESYLYNCMAVLSHGKVQAIVPKLNLANTGVHYERRWFHSPQSFQNKTISLNKQKVPFGNFIFLDQSIRFAIEICEDSWSALKPSQFYNLSGVDVLLSPGASHFALGKQKIRRQIFAETSRNQNNLQVFTNLCGNESGRIIFEGGAFFASCGNLVSEGQRLHFTPYAITTHSFHPSEIRAAKARNLREPHPKTNSEEVPTITLGEVIPSEKSDQTRLLVLDKREETNSKSLPTTIDLSPFEEFTKAVCLGLFDYLRKSKTKGYTLSLSGGADSATCAILVSTFVTIAKEENGEGILSKLGWNEKNLLVTLYQKTKNNSPITEEIAKTLSEELDCEFHSISIDEIVSSSVSLIESVKGINLNWKEHDLALQNIQARVRSPLIWLLANLNGHLLLSTGNRSEAAVGYTTMDGDSSGSIAPLAGVSKEFLLDWLDDIQKGNNRYITPKHSIQMLRNTKPTAELKPLAEHQEDEKDLMPYPILNSIEHKIVFLAMTEMDVLDGLSKEFPWESKEQLFGYIQKFKKLFGISQWKRERLPPSFHLDEYGLDPKSSYRFPILSNET; this is encoded by the coding sequence ATGATAAAATATAAAATTGCCGCTGTTTCGCTTAATACCACTCCTCTTGATTTCCAAGGCAATTTTGAAAACATTCGATCGGCAATCCAATCACCGGATTCCAGAGATGCCAACATCATCTTATTCCCTGAACTTTGTATTTCAGGTTATGGATGTGAGGATGCTTTTTATAGGCCAAGTCTCTGGGAAAAAGCAGCAGAAAACTTAGACAAAATCAAAATCATTTCTCCAAATCAGGTAGTTGTTGTAGGACTTCCAGTCTTCGTCGAATCCTACCTTTACAATTGTATGGCGGTTCTTTCTCACGGAAAAGTCCAAGCAATTGTTCCCAAACTGAATTTGGCAAATACAGGTGTACATTATGAAAGAAGGTGGTTCCACTCACCACAATCGTTTCAAAATAAAACCATCTCTCTTAACAAACAGAAAGTTCCCTTTGGAAATTTTATCTTTCTCGACCAAAGTATCCGTTTTGCAATTGAGATTTGTGAAGACAGTTGGTCGGCACTGAAACCATCTCAATTTTATAATTTATCAGGTGTAGACGTATTACTTTCACCAGGCGCTTCTCATTTTGCTCTGGGAAAACAAAAGATCCGAAGGCAAATTTTTGCAGAAACCAGTCGTAACCAAAACAATTTACAAGTGTTTACAAACTTATGTGGGAACGAATCGGGAAGGATTATCTTTGAGGGAGGGGCCTTTTTTGCTTCCTGTGGGAATTTGGTAAGCGAGGGCCAAAGGCTCCATTTCACGCCCTATGCCATCACTACCCACTCCTTTCACCCAAGTGAAATCCGTGCGGCAAAGGCACGTAACTTAAGAGAGCCACATCCAAAAACAAATTCCGAGGAAGTCCCTACCATCACACTTGGCGAAGTGATTCCGAGTGAAAAATCTGATCAGACTCGTTTGTTGGTTTTAGACAAACGTGAAGAAACAAATTCAAAATCACTTCCTACTACAATCGATCTAAGTCCTTTTGAAGAATTTACAAAAGCAGTTTGCCTTGGGTTATTTGATTACTTACGAAAATCAAAAACGAAAGGATATACACTTTCTTTATCTGGTGGTGCTGATAGTGCTACTTGTGCTATCCTTGTTTCAACCTTTGTCACCATCGCAAAAGAAGAAAATGGAGAAGGAATCTTATCTAAACTTGGTTGGAATGAAAAAAATCTCCTAGTGACTTTATACCAAAAAACTAAAAACAATTCCCCTATCACGGAAGAAATTGCAAAAACCTTAAGTGAAGAATTGGACTGTGAATTCCATTCCATCTCAATTGATGAAATTGTTTCCTCATCTGTTTCTCTCATTGAATCAGTGAAGGGTATAAATCTCAACTGGAAAGAACACGACCTTGCCTTACAAAACATACAAGCACGGGTCAGGTCACCTCTCATTTGGTTACTAGCAAATTTGAATGGGCACCTTCTTTTATCCACAGGGAATCGTAGTGAAGCGGCCGTAGGGTACACAACCATGGATGGAGATTCTTCGGGTTCCATTGCGCCACTGGCAGGTGTGAGTAAGGAATTTTTATTAGATTGGCTTGATGACATCCAAAAAGGAAACAATCGTTATATCACTCCAAAACATTCTATCCAAATGTTACGGAATACAAAACCCACAGCTGAACTCAAACCCCTCGCAGAACACCAAGAAGACGAAAAGGATCTAATGCCATACCCAATTCTAAATTCAATCGAACATAAGATTGTGTTTTTGGCAATGACCGAAATGGATGTATTGGATGGACTCAGTAAAGAATTCCCTTGGGAATCGAAAGAACAACTGTTTGGTTACATTCAAAAATTTAAAAAATTATTTGGTATCTCCCAATGGAAAAGAGAAAGGCTTCCCCCCTCTTTCCATTTGGACGAATACGGACTCGATCCAAAATCGAGTTACCGCTTCCCCATCCTCTCAAATGAAACTTAA
- a CDS encoding flagellar motor switch protein FliG, with product MIYTQGNNYHFFLADMDSVARFVATPLPFYPIPLKEIPSLPSVSTNPIVFPRFLYSLSYNRQSFEPVPISTPPYFQSPIQKSEWFQKPKPGFSLTKRIVGGQKQNPTNLYRSKREKFNQTKYLSLRDIVNPEFDEKKVLETIDSLYVDKKSKLYLNRLVAILFSGTKEEELKIITNLFRFETDFAQFLNHQMFTVELIPLIHGIFLQEILRNHDERFFRYILPRLSPPVLDVVRKSISKNKMNQIEKAPSQKPPEGEDLISIIESELYKRFARNLYYEEGQIYTFREYGEAESKELIPFESSEKFDFCMNGDFLSFFGKTKTKLFFKTSEWIDSIRFDLFLTRKELETNEFHRLPKDLILEIPYYETGLFLVGAGITKDKKPFEFSLLWFDY from the coding sequence TTGATTTACACCCAAGGAAATAATTACCACTTTTTTCTCGCAGATATGGATTCCGTCGCTCGTTTTGTAGCGACACCCCTTCCCTTTTACCCAATTCCATTAAAAGAAATTCCCAGTTTACCTTCTGTATCCACAAATCCGATTGTATTCCCACGTTTTTTATATTCGCTTTCGTACAATAGACAAAGTTTTGAACCAGTCCCAATCTCGACTCCTCCATACTTTCAAAGTCCAATCCAAAAGTCAGAATGGTTTCAAAAACCAAAACCAGGATTTTCACTTACCAAACGTATTGTAGGTGGACAAAAACAAAATCCAACAAATTTGTATCGAAGTAAACGTGAAAAGTTTAACCAAACTAAATACTTATCACTTCGTGACATCGTCAATCCAGAGTTTGATGAAAAAAAAGTCCTAGAAACGATTGATTCCCTTTATGTAGACAAAAAAAGTAAATTGTATCTAAACCGGCTGGTGGCAATTTTATTTTCCGGAACAAAAGAAGAAGAATTAAAAATTATCACAAACCTCTTTCGCTTTGAAACAGACTTTGCCCAATTCCTAAACCACCAAATGTTCACTGTGGAACTGATCCCACTCATTCATGGAATCTTCCTTCAGGAAATATTAAGAAACCATGATGAACGATTCTTCCGTTACATATTACCAAGACTATCTCCTCCCGTTTTGGACGTAGTTCGTAAATCTATTTCAAAAAACAAAATGAACCAAATTGAGAAGGCACCGTCACAAAAACCACCTGAAGGGGAAGACCTTATCTCTATCATTGAATCTGAACTTTACAAACGTTTTGCAAGGAACCTCTATTATGAAGAAGGCCAAATTTATACCTTTCGTGAATATGGTGAAGCCGAATCGAAAGAATTAATTCCGTTCGAATCTTCTGAAAAATTTGATTTTTGTATGAACGGAGATTTTTTATCATTTTTTGGTAAAACGAAAACAAAACTTTTTTTCAAGACAAGTGAGTGGATTGATTCCATTCGTTTTGATTTGTTCCTAACTCGTAAAGAATTAGAAACGAATGAATTCCACCGATTGCCAAAAGATTTGATATTAGAAATTCCCTATTATGAAACAGGATTGTTTCTAGTGGGAGCGGGAATTACAAAAGACAAAAAACCATTTGAATTCTCACTGTTATGGTTTGATTACTAA
- a CDS encoding LIC11073 family putative lipoprotein: MRFPSLHPIYYIGVSFLSFFHCGVNTDTPVAPFVFLVPPSVPQILSVVAVNSNITNDYQTDVLNYNPDPRPEYILRYYVTNREPQFVGYNLYVTTAFPGIIQTIQGEWLEDGVQPSFPHLPYEASTSSARVITKRIRFAVPPPGTEFFQKCQIYNFTIRSMLTGGLISNPSTAVSTCAIPNRVNDIQTLCAVGTGCNTTTCSNPSCTTPSACALGTACNPCTKGNNELGCTCPAGQVPPGCQSVGP; encoded by the coding sequence ATGCGTTTTCCTTCTTTACATCCAATTTACTATATCGGCGTATCTTTTCTCTCTTTTTTTCATTGTGGAGTGAACACAGACACTCCCGTGGCACCTTTTGTATTTCTCGTCCCACCAAGTGTTCCTCAAATCCTTTCTGTGGTGGCAGTGAATAGTAATATCACAAACGATTACCAAACAGATGTACTCAATTATAACCCAGACCCAAGACCAGAATATATCCTTCGTTACTATGTTACCAACAGGGAACCGCAGTTTGTTGGTTACAATTTATATGTGACCACAGCCTTCCCTGGGATCATCCAAACGATCCAAGGGGAATGGTTGGAAGATGGGGTACAACCCAGTTTCCCTCACCTTCCATATGAGGCGTCCACCTCTTCCGCAAGGGTCATCACCAAACGAATTCGGTTTGCTGTCCCTCCACCAGGGACTGAGTTTTTCCAAAAATGCCAAATTTATAATTTTACGATCCGGTCAATGCTCACAGGGGGACTCATTTCGAACCCATCGACAGCGGTGAGCACTTGTGCGATTCCCAATCGAGTCAATGACATCCAGACACTTTGTGCCGTTGGAACGGGATGTAATACCACCACTTGTTCCAATCCTTCCTGCACCACTCCGAGTGCTTGTGCCTTAGGAACTGCTTGTAACCCTTGTACCAAAGGGAATAATGAGTTAGGTTGCACCTGCCCTGCAGGGCAAGTCCCTCCGGGGTGCCAATCCGTTGGCCCATAA